A genomic stretch from Patescibacteria group bacterium includes:
- the trxB gene encoding thioredoxin-disulfide reductase, with product MIPEKLVIIGSGPSGYTAAMYAARAMLAPVLFEGLKAGGQLMLTTEVENFPGFPDGIQGPELMPLFRKQAERFGTKLVADDVVSVDFSARPFIVRTAGQEMKAESVIISTGASAKWLGIPGETEYSGRGVSACATCDGFFFRDKKVLVAGGGDAAMEEADFLTRFASSVTVLVRGSELRASKIMSERAMKNPKVAFLFGTSITEVVGDGKKMTGVKTMGNKTKAAGDLSADGLFVAIGHKPNTEIFKGQVELDEKGYVVLKPGTRQTSVDGVFASGDVADYVYRQAITAAGTGCAAALEAERWLASKG from the coding sequence GTGATTCCTGAGAAGCTTGTCATCATCGGCAGCGGGCCGTCGGGGTACACGGCCGCGATGTATGCCGCCCGCGCCATGCTCGCGCCCGTCTTGTTCGAGGGGCTCAAGGCCGGCGGGCAGCTCATGCTCACGACCGAGGTGGAGAACTTCCCGGGGTTTCCGGACGGCATCCAAGGTCCGGAGCTCATGCCGCTTTTTCGAAAACAAGCCGAACGGTTCGGCACCAAGCTCGTCGCGGACGACGTCGTGTCCGTCGATTTCTCGGCGCGCCCGTTCATCGTGCGCACGGCAGGCCAGGAGATGAAAGCCGAATCGGTCATCATCTCGACCGGCGCTTCGGCCAAGTGGCTCGGCATTCCTGGAGAAACGGAATATTCCGGCCGCGGCGTGAGCGCGTGCGCCACCTGCGACGGGTTCTTCTTCCGTGACAAGAAGGTGCTGGTGGCGGGCGGCGGGGACGCGGCCATGGAGGAGGCGGATTTCCTGACGCGCTTCGCGAGCTCCGTCACCGTGCTCGTGCGCGGGAGCGAGCTGCGCGCCAGCAAGATCATGTCCGAGCGGGCGATGAAAAATCCCAAGGTCGCGTTCCTGTTCGGCACGAGCATCACCGAGGTCGTCGGCGACGGGAAGAAGATGACCGGCGTGAAGACGATGGGCAACAAGACGAAGGCGGCCGGCGACCTGTCCGCCGACGGCCTGTTCGTGGCGATCGGCCACAAGCCCAACACCGAAATCTTCAAGGGCCAGGTCGAGCTCGACGAGAAAGGATACGTCGTCCTCAAGCCGGGGACGCGGCAGACGAGCGTCGACGGCGTATTCGCCTCAGGCGACGTGGCCGATTACGTGTACCGCCAGGCCATCACCGCCGCCGGCACCGGCTGCGCCGCCGCCCTCGAGGCCGAACGGTGGCTGGCAAGCAAGGGATAG
- a CDS encoding UDP-glucose/GDP-mannose dehydrogenase family protein, with translation MTLMCQFDSRRVHHPSLCGASAGEPKGSGPDRQSRPNRAALPFGPHLLISPRMNLVVVGCGYVGLANALGFAKLGHRVACVDADAGKVAKLDVGRMPFFEPGMPELLRSMQEAGRVVFTGDLGSVINGAEAALLCVGTPPSEDGAPDLSFVHAAADDIAKHLSHPLLLIVKSTVPCGTAAALRERFERAGKGDLVRLASVPEFLREGQALKDFFQPDRVVIGSDDGETRALVDSLHAGIEAPRLIMSHESAELAKYAANAFLATKVSFINEMANLCERTGADVRDVEDVLGSDPRIGADFLRPGIGYGGSCFPKDVGALHRMAGANGYDFRLLSAAIDVNNRQRERFVERLERTLGGVKGRRLAVWGLAFKGGTGDARASAAVDVVRALHGRGAEIVAYDPQATSAAADALPDGIIMAPTAVDACDGAEALVVLTDWAEFRDVSFDAVRERLLGPCVFDGRNLLADLGLPKKGFTYYGVGIQA, from the coding sequence ATGACACTGATGTGTCAGTTCGATTCCCGTCGGGTCCACCATCCTTCGCTCTGCGGAGCTTCGGCTGGCGAGCCGAAAGGCTCGGGCCCGGACCGCCAAAGCCGCCCGAATCGGGCGGCTTTGCCGTTTGGGCCGCATTTGCTAATCTCACCGCGTATGAACCTCGTCGTCGTGGGGTGCGGATACGTGGGACTCGCCAATGCCCTGGGCTTTGCCAAGCTCGGGCATCGGGTGGCGTGCGTGGACGCGGACGCGGGGAAGGTGGCCAAGCTCGACGTGGGGCGGATGCCGTTCTTCGAGCCGGGGATGCCGGAGCTGTTGCGCTCCATGCAGGAGGCCGGGCGCGTCGTGTTCACGGGCGACCTCGGGAGCGTCATCAACGGCGCGGAGGCGGCGCTCCTGTGCGTGGGCACGCCGCCGAGCGAGGACGGCGCGCCGGACCTTTCCTTCGTGCATGCGGCGGCGGACGACATCGCCAAGCACCTGTCGCACCCGCTGCTGCTCATCGTGAAGAGCACGGTGCCGTGCGGGACGGCCGCGGCGCTGCGCGAACGGTTCGAGCGGGCGGGGAAGGGTGACCTGGTGCGGCTCGCGAGCGTGCCGGAGTTCCTGCGCGAAGGGCAGGCGCTAAAGGATTTCTTCCAGCCCGATCGCGTCGTGATCGGCAGCGACGACGGGGAGACGCGCGCGCTCGTGGACTCACTCCATGCCGGCATCGAGGCGCCGCGACTCATCATGTCCCACGAGAGCGCCGAGCTCGCAAAGTACGCGGCGAACGCTTTCCTCGCGACGAAGGTTTCTTTCATCAACGAGATGGCGAACCTGTGCGAGCGCACGGGCGCCGACGTGCGCGATGTGGAAGACGTGCTCGGATCCGACCCGCGCATCGGCGCGGACTTCTTGCGTCCAGGCATCGGCTACGGCGGGTCCTGTTTTCCCAAGGACGTGGGCGCGTTGCATCGCATGGCCGGAGCGAACGGGTACGACTTCCGACTGCTCTCGGCGGCCATCGACGTGAATAATCGTCAGCGCGAGCGGTTCGTGGAAAGACTCGAACGAACGCTAGGCGGCGTCAAGGGACGCCGCCTGGCCGTGTGGGGGCTCGCGTTCAAGGGCGGAACGGGCGACGCGCGCGCGTCGGCGGCCGTCGACGTGGTGCGTGCGTTGCATGGCCGCGGCGCGGAAATCGTCGCGTACGACCCGCAGGCCACGAGCGCGGCCGCCGACGCGTTGCCTGACGGCATCATCATGGCGCCCACGGCGGTGGACGCCTGCGACGGCGCCGAGGCGCTCGTCGTGCTCACGGACTGGGCCGAGTTCCGCGACGTGTCGTTCGACGCCGTGCGCGAGCGCCTCCTCGGGCCATGCGTGTTCGACGGGAGAAACCTCCTGGCGGACCTCGGTTTGCCAAAAAAGGGATTCACCTATTATGGGGTCGGCATCCAGGCTTGA
- the uppS gene encoding di-trans,poly-cis-decaprenylcistransferase: MPDDQTPRHVAIIPDGNRRWAKAHGLNPWEGHDAGARRFRPILNAAFKEGVYCVSAWVASVSNLTNRPKIEIDFLYKVLEEFFLDLQEMPEVHEYGVRVQAFGSWRESQPASLVKAIEGVIEKTKSNDRHLLNIFDGYDGISEMTQAVEQIVEEGRKDPSLRVDVETIKRHLLTKDLPPVDLLIRTGGEPHLSGGFMMWDIADAQLHFSEKMFPDFGEEDFLAALKDYRSRERRHGK, from the coding sequence ATGCCAGACGACCAAACCCCGCGTCATGTCGCGATCATCCCCGACGGCAACCGCCGGTGGGCCAAGGCGCACGGCCTCAACCCGTGGGAAGGCCATGACGCCGGCGCGCGCCGGTTCCGGCCGATCCTGAACGCCGCCTTCAAGGAGGGCGTATATTGCGTATCCGCCTGGGTCGCCTCCGTCTCGAATCTCACGAACCGTCCGAAAATCGAGATCGACTTCCTGTATAAGGTGCTTGAGGAATTTTTTCTGGATCTCCAGGAGATGCCGGAGGTGCATGAATATGGCGTGAGAGTGCAGGCGTTCGGGTCCTGGCGTGAATCCCAGCCGGCGAGCCTCGTGAAGGCGATCGAGGGCGTCATTGAGAAGACGAAATCCAACGACCGGCACCTGCTGAACATTTTCGACGGCTACGACGGCATCAGCGAGATGACGCAAGCGGTGGAGCAGATCGTAGAAGAAGGCCGCAAGGATCCGTCGCTCCGCGTTGATGTCGAGACCATCAAGCGGCACCTGCTCACCAAGGACCTCCCTCCCGTCGACCTGCTGATCCGCACGGGCGGGGAGCCGCACTTGAGCGGCGGGTTCATGATGTGGGACATCGCCGACGCGCAGCTCCATTTCTCGGAGAAGATGTTCCCGGATTTCGGCGAAGAGGATTTCCTCGCCGCCCTCAAGGACTACCGCTCCCGCGAACGTCGACACGGGAAGTGA
- a CDS encoding GIY-YIG nuclease family protein codes for MANDRQYFVYILTNVTNRVLYTGITNNLVRRVYEHRQKVVKGFTAKYNVNKLVYFEASAGAYEAITREKQIKGWVRRKKIALIDSMNPIWADVSGNLY; via the coding sequence ATGGCAAACGACCGACAATATTTCGTCTACATCCTCACGAATGTCACCAACCGTGTGCTGTATACGGGCATCACGAATAATCTTGTCCGTCGCGTATACGAGCATCGTCAGAAGGTCGTGAAGGGCTTCACGGCTAAATATAACGTGAACAAGCTGGTCTACTTCGAAGCATCCGCCGGGGCTTACGAGGCAATCACTAGGGAAAAACAAATAAAAGGATGGGTCCGAAGGAAAAAGATCGCCCTTATCGATTCGATGAATCCCATCTGGGCGGACGTGAGTGGTAATCTGTATTGA
- a CDS encoding MBL fold metallo-hydrolase: MASLEKRLIPTWFPLAGFSALVVACAAAFALYVSDARRPIMASTGDLRIWVLDVGQGDAVFIETPHGRQILVDGGPGNAVLTKLGELMPPTDRTLDAIVPTHPDSDHVAGLVSVLARYDVAAVYETGLIKDTRVATALSEGIRDEGAQRRLVKAGDAFKVDGVTFDVLWPDGVLDGKTVSDTNRVGIVLLVRYGDTSVLLTADTEVEEEVAYAAQVGDVDVLKAGHHGSRTSSSRALLSAVSPEVAVISCGAKNSYGHPHEEVLARFADLGIGTFRTDLQGDILIRSSGGEPIVEPAPLPF; the protein is encoded by the coding sequence ATGGCGTCGCTTGAGAAGCGTTTGATCCCAACATGGTTTCCGCTCGCGGGGTTTAGTGCGCTCGTCGTCGCATGTGCTGCCGCGTTTGCATTGTATGTGTCAGATGCCAGGCGTCCGATCATGGCTTCGACGGGCGATCTGCGCATATGGGTGCTCGACGTGGGACAAGGGGACGCCGTCTTCATCGAGACGCCGCACGGGCGCCAAATCCTCGTCGATGGCGGACCGGGCAACGCCGTGCTCACGAAGCTCGGGGAGCTGATGCCGCCCACGGATCGCACGCTCGACGCGATCGTCCCCACGCACCCGGACTCCGACCATGTCGCCGGGCTCGTTTCCGTGCTCGCGCGTTACGACGTGGCGGCCGTGTACGAGACCGGGCTCATCAAGGACACGCGGGTCGCGACGGCGCTCTCGGAGGGAATCCGCGACGAGGGGGCACAGCGCCGTCTCGTGAAGGCCGGCGACGCGTTCAAGGTCGACGGCGTCACGTTCGACGTGCTCTGGCCCGACGGCGTGCTCGACGGGAAGACGGTTTCCGACACGAACCGCGTCGGCATCGTGCTGCTCGTCCGTTACGGGGATACGAGCGTGCTGCTCACCGCCGACACGGAAGTCGAGGAGGAAGTGGCCTATGCCGCGCAGGTCGGCGACGTGGACGTGCTGAAGGCCGGTCATCACGGTAGCCGCACCTCGTCTTCGCGCGCGCTTTTGTCCGCCGTTTCGCCGGAAGTCGCGGTCATCTCCTGCGGTGCGAAGAATTCGTATGGCCACCCGCACGAGGAAGTGCTCGCGCGGTTCGCCGACCTCGGCATCGGGACGTTCCGCACCGACCTTCAAGGCGACATCCTCATCCGCAGCTCCGGCGGCGAGCCGATCGTCGAACCGGCCCCCTTGCCGTTTTAG
- a CDS encoding ComEC/Rec2 family competence protein, protein MGSASRLEALASSPSKSLALVLSAFCLGIALGPLLAVVSPAFTWIVAILLAAFALSVRSRSALLACVMAAAFGFGAARTFAPALAIPVPPEAAALREWIGQRMAAALPEPYAGFLTGLIFGGSSALPDGLREAFRTTGLSHILSASGSNVALTTFIFFNFVITTPLGRRWGTRVTAALLLLYVFVAGAGAAIVRAAIMGSVVLLGETMRRRASPHNALLLAATLMLAFDPTLLREDIGFQLSIAATYAMMAWAGPVGERLAFLPERFGLRESLAGSLAAIAITMPIVLWHFGTVSLIAPIANLVVLPLVPYAIASGIIALAASITLQTLPTLITLLALPAWALSSLMLHVVSWLDAVPHASVSVPNARVLALISTVPLLFLWRRLRSV, encoded by the coding sequence ATGGGGTCGGCATCCAGGCTTGAGGCCCTCGCCTCGTCTCCGTCGAAAAGCCTCGCGCTGGTCCTCAGCGCGTTTTGCTTGGGCATCGCGCTCGGGCCGCTGCTGGCCGTCGTGTCGCCGGCATTCACCTGGATCGTCGCGATCCTGCTCGCCGCGTTCGCGTTGTCCGTCCGTTCGCGCTCCGCCTTGCTCGCGTGCGTCATGGCAGCGGCATTCGGATTCGGCGCCGCGCGCACGTTCGCGCCGGCGCTCGCGATCCCGGTGCCGCCCGAGGCCGCGGCGCTGCGGGAATGGATCGGGCAACGCATGGCCGCGGCACTCCCCGAGCCGTACGCCGGATTCCTCACCGGGCTCATCTTCGGCGGCAGCTCCGCGCTCCCGGACGGGTTGCGCGAGGCGTTCCGCACCACGGGGTTGAGCCACATCCTATCCGCGTCGGGGAGCAACGTGGCGCTCACCACCTTCATCTTCTTCAACTTCGTCATCACCACCCCGCTTGGCCGCCGGTGGGGGACGCGCGTGACCGCGGCGCTGCTCCTCTTGTACGTCTTCGTTGCCGGAGCCGGAGCGGCCATCGTGCGCGCGGCCATCATGGGGAGCGTGGTGCTCCTGGGCGAGACCATGCGCCGCCGTGCCAGCCCGCACAACGCGCTTCTCCTTGCCGCCACGCTCATGCTCGCGTTCGATCCCACGCTCCTGCGCGAAGACATCGGGTTCCAGCTCTCGATCGCGGCGACCTACGCGATGATGGCCTGGGCCGGTCCCGTCGGCGAACGCCTCGCGTTCCTTCCCGAACGGTTCGGGTTGCGCGAGTCGCTCGCGGGGAGCCTCGCCGCGATCGCGATCACTATGCCCATCGTCTTGTGGCACTTTGGCACCGTCTCCCTCATCGCCCCGATCGCGAACCTCGTCGTCCTCCCACTTGTCCCCTACGCCATCGCTTCCGGCATCATCGCCCTCGCCGCCTCCATCACCCTTCAAACCCTTCCGACCCTTATCACCCTTCTGGCTCTCCCCGCCTGGGCCCTTTCCTCCCTCATGCTCCACGTCGTCTCTTGGCTTGATGCGGTGCCGCACGCGAGCGTGTCAGTTCCCAACGCGCGCGTCCTCGCGCTCATCTCGACGGTTCCGCTCCTCTTCCTATGGCGTCGCTTGAGAAGCGTTTGA
- a CDS encoding leucine--tRNA ligase: MASYDHRSIEKKWQAKWDPPSPRLRRAGEAPEDPARAKDKLYHLVMFPYPSGAGLHVGHVESYAALDILTRRARMQGKNVLFPIGYDAFGLPAENYAVKTGVHPAETTKAAIENFRRQMKSLGLSFDWSREISTADPEYYKWTQWLFLLLYKNDLAYRAKAPVNWCPSDHTVLANEQVVDGTCDRCGTVVVQKELEQWFFRITKYADRLLAGLDRLDWPERIKSMQRNWIGKSEGVEIEFHGTQGDCEFSIPVFTTRADTLFGVSYVVLAPEHALVDELCIEEKREELVRYRDQARKKSELERTQLERDKSGVFLGAYAKHPLTGEDVPLYVSDYVLTSYGTGAVMGVPAHDDRDYAFAKKYDLPVKWVVASPNQDDRVADQAYVDEGVLTNSGSFNGLTSHEAVGAIAAELESKGRGKRITFFRLRDWLVSRQRYWGAPIPIVWCDDCGAQPVEPKSLPVELPTDVDFKPTGESPLKRSASFQDVDCPKCGKAARRESDTMDTFVDSSWYFLRYCDPHNDAVFADEAKLRYWSPVDLYVGGAEHAVLHLLYSRFVCYALRDLGYVEFDEPFLKLRNQGLILGPDGEKMSKSKGNVINPDDIVHEYGADALRLYEMFMGPLEDAKPWDTKGLVGVRRFLDKAWACRTKLADATDPELSRVVHKTIKKVSDDLDQLKFNTAISQLMICTNAFAAVEAVPRGLFATFVTILAPFAPHLAEELWTDLGHKMSVFQASWPVADASLIKDAIVKVAVSVNGKVRATIDIAPDLPQEEAVARALATENVEKYLAGAKPKKVIYVPGRMINIVV; the protein is encoded by the coding sequence ATGGCGAGCTACGACCATCGTTCGATCGAGAAGAAATGGCAGGCGAAGTGGGACCCGCCTTCGCCAAGGCTTCGGCGGGCAGGGGAAGCTCCCGAGGATCCGGCACGAGCGAAGGATAAGCTCTATCACCTGGTGATGTTCCCGTACCCGTCCGGCGCCGGGCTTCACGTGGGGCACGTGGAAAGCTACGCCGCGCTCGACATCCTCACGCGCCGCGCGCGCATGCAGGGGAAGAACGTGCTGTTCCCGATCGGCTACGACGCGTTCGGGCTCCCGGCCGAGAACTACGCGGTGAAGACCGGCGTGCATCCGGCCGAGACCACGAAGGCGGCCATCGAGAATTTCCGACGGCAGATGAAGTCGCTCGGGCTCTCCTTCGACTGGTCGCGCGAGATCTCGACGGCCGATCCGGAATATTACAAGTGGACGCAGTGGCTGTTCCTCCTGCTTTACAAGAACGACCTGGCGTATCGCGCCAAGGCGCCGGTGAATTGGTGCCCGTCCGATCACACCGTGCTCGCCAACGAGCAGGTGGTGGACGGGACGTGCGACCGTTGCGGGACCGTCGTCGTGCAAAAGGAATTGGAACAGTGGTTCTTCCGCATCACCAAGTACGCCGACCGCCTGCTTGCGGGGCTCGACAGGCTCGACTGGCCCGAGCGCATCAAGTCGATGCAGCGCAACTGGATCGGCAAGAGCGAAGGGGTCGAAATCGAGTTCCATGGCACGCAAGGCGACTGTGAATTTTCGATTCCGGTGTTCACGACGCGCGCGGATACGCTGTTCGGCGTGTCGTACGTCGTCCTCGCGCCCGAGCACGCGCTCGTGGACGAGTTGTGCATCGAGGAGAAGCGCGAGGAGCTGGTGCGCTATCGCGACCAGGCGCGCAAGAAGAGCGAGCTCGAGCGCACGCAGCTCGAGCGTGACAAGAGCGGCGTGTTCCTGGGCGCCTACGCGAAGCATCCGCTCACCGGCGAAGACGTGCCGCTCTACGTTTCCGACTACGTCCTCACCTCCTACGGCACCGGCGCCGTGATGGGCGTGCCGGCGCACGACGACCGCGATTACGCCTTCGCCAAGAAGTACGACCTGCCGGTGAAGTGGGTCGTGGCCAGTCCGAACCAAGACGATCGGGTGGCCGACCAGGCCTATGTCGACGAGGGAGTCCTCACGAACTCGGGCAGTTTCAATGGCCTGACAAGCCATGAGGCGGTCGGCGCGATCGCGGCGGAACTGGAGTCGAAAGGCCGTGGCAAACGCATCACCTTCTTCCGCCTGCGCGACTGGCTCGTCTCGCGCCAGCGCTACTGGGGCGCGCCGATCCCGATCGTCTGGTGCGACGACTGCGGCGCGCAGCCGGTGGAGCCGAAATCGCTGCCGGTCGAACTCCCGACCGATGTGGATTTCAAGCCCACAGGGGAGTCGCCACTCAAGCGGTCGGCATCGTTCCAGGATGTGGACTGCCCGAAGTGCGGCAAGGCCGCGCGCCGCGAGAGCGACACCATGGACACCTTCGTGGACTCCTCGTGGTATTTCCTGCGCTATTGCGATCCGCACAACGACGCCGTGTTCGCCGACGAGGCGAAGCTGCGCTACTGGTCGCCGGTCGACCTGTACGTGGGCGGCGCCGAGCACGCGGTGTTGCATTTGTTGTACTCGCGATTCGTCTGCTACGCGCTCAGGGATCTCGGCTACGTGGAGTTCGACGAGCCCTTCCTCAAACTGCGAAACCAAGGACTCATCCTCGGGCCCGACGGGGAGAAGATGAGCAAGTCCAAAGGGAACGTCATCAATCCGGATGACATCGTGCACGAGTATGGTGCCGACGCGTTGCGCCTGTACGAGATGTTCATGGGTCCGCTCGAAGATGCCAAGCCATGGGACACGAAAGGGCTCGTTGGCGTGCGTCGGTTCTTGGACAAGGCCTGGGCGTGTCGCACGAAGCTCGCGGACGCGACGGACCCGGAGCTCTCGCGCGTCGTCCACAAGACGATCAAGAAGGTGAGCGACGACCTCGACCAGCTCAAGTTCAACACGGCCATCTCCCAACTGATGATCTGCACGAACGCCTTCGCCGCCGTCGAGGCGGTCCCGCGTGGTCTGTTCGCGACATTCGTGACGATCCTCGCCCCGTTCGCCCCGCATCTCGCAGAAGAACTCTGGACGGATCTCGGGCACAAGATGTCCGTGTTCCAGGCGTCCTGGCCCGTTGCCGACGCGTCGCTCATCAAGGACGCCATCGTGAAGGTAGCCGTGTCCGTGAACGGCAAGGTGCGCGCCACCATCGACATTGCCCCCGACTTGCCGCAGGAAGAAGCCGTCGCTCGCGCCCTCGCCACCGAGAACGTGGAAAAGTACCTCGCCGGCGCGAAGCCGAAGAAGGTCATCTACGTCCCGGGCCGGATGATCAATATCGTGGTGTAA
- a CDS encoding nucleoside-diphosphate kinase translates to MAAVQKTLVLVKPDALQRDLLGEVIQRFERKGLKIVAMKFIHLTDDLLDEHYAHLAQKGFFPGLKKFMMQTPVCAMILEGLDAIESVRKIVGSTNPREADAGTIRADLSMNVPSNLVHASDSPEAALAEVKRFFKDDELFSYEKITDRYVFGEGV, encoded by the coding sequence ATGGCCGCTGTCCAGAAAACCCTCGTCCTCGTGAAGCCCGACGCGCTCCAGCGCGACCTCTTGGGCGAGGTGATCCAGCGCTTCGAACGCAAGGGGCTCAAGATCGTCGCGATGAAGTTCATCCACCTTACCGACGATTTGCTCGACGAGCACTACGCGCACCTCGCGCAGAAGGGGTTCTTCCCCGGGCTCAAGAAGTTCATGATGCAGACCCCGGTGTGCGCCATGATCCTCGAGGGGCTCGACGCGATCGAGAGCGTGCGCAAGATCGTGGGTTCCACCAACCCGCGCGAGGCCGACGCCGGCACCATCCGCGCCGACCTGTCCATGAACGTGCCGAGCAACCTGGTGCATGCCTCCGACTCCCCGGAGGCCGCCCTGGCCGAGGTGAAGCGCTTCTTCAAGGACGACGAGCTGTTCAGCTACGAGAAGATCACCGACCGTTACGTGTTCGGCGAGGGGGTCTAA
- a CDS encoding rhodanese-like domain-containing protein, whose protein sequence is MKTITAAQLKEIMAKDGGLTVLDVRPPARYAEKHVPGAINAPATDDFGTSLSAAALGTDAHLVLYADHEADDAHVKTLCEIATKAGYADARCLMGGFMGWMEAGGTIEGGQES, encoded by the coding sequence ATGAAGACCATCACCGCTGCGCAGCTCAAGGAGATCATGGCCAAGGACGGGGGCTTGACCGTCCTGGACGTGCGTCCGCCCGCGCGATACGCCGAAAAGCACGTGCCCGGAGCCATCAACGCCCCGGCGACCGACGATTTCGGTACCTCGCTTTCCGCGGCGGCCCTCGGCACGGACGCGCATCTGGTGCTCTACGCCGACCACGAGGCGGATGACGCGCACGTGAAGACGCTGTGCGAGATTGCCACCAAGGCCGGGTACGCCGACGCGCGCTGTCTCATGGGCGGGTTCATGGGCTGGATGGAAGCGGGCGGCACGATAGAGGGCGGCCAGGAGTCGTGA
- the trxA gene encoding thioredoxin — MSNELILTAENFDQNVLQGGKPVLVDFWAPWCGPCKTMSPLVDTVAGEVPDALVAKLNVDEHPSLAQRFNVLSIPTFIIFKGGQPVDQFSGTMAKEALKARLQKHL, encoded by the coding sequence ATGTCCAACGAACTCATCCTCACGGCGGAGAACTTCGACCAGAACGTGCTGCAGGGCGGCAAGCCGGTGCTCGTGGATTTCTGGGCCCCTTGGTGCGGCCCGTGCAAGACCATGAGCCCGCTCGTGGATACGGTCGCCGGCGAGGTGCCGGACGCGCTCGTGGCCAAGCTCAACGTGGACGAGCATCCGTCGCTCGCCCAGCGGTTCAACGTGCTTTCCATCCCCACCTTCATCATCTTCAAGGGCGGCCAGCCCGTGGACCAGTTTTCCGGCACCATGGCGAAAGAGGCATTGAAGGCGAGATTGCAGAAACACCTTTAA